From the Choloepus didactylus isolate mChoDid1 chromosome 22, mChoDid1.pri, whole genome shotgun sequence genome, one window contains:
- the ADGRG1 gene encoding adhesion G-protein coupled receptor G1 has protein sequence MAAQELLQPVLLRLGLLLLVQGAYGGTPREDFRFCGQRNQTHTRSRLHYEQTTQLHISIQNSEEALRVHAPFPGAPDASQIFPDRRGLYHFCLYWNHHTGKLHLRYGKRDFLLSKQASGLLCFLHQKESSAQGPPLLSTSVRSWWSPQNTSLPSAPGFTFSFHKPPQKASHNGSVDMCELKRDLQLLSQLLKHPRKSSRRPSSAPTGQHLQSLESKLSSVRFMGDTVSFEEDGVNATVWKLQPSAGFQDLHIHSRQEEEQSEVLEYSVLLPRVLFQRAKGRRGEAEKRLLLVDFSSQALFQDKNSSQVLGEKVLGIVVQNTKVTNLTEPVVLTFQHQPQPKNVTLQCVFWVEGPTLSSPGSWSDAGCDTIRQETQTSCLCNHLTYFAVLMVSSVEVDAVHKHYLTLLSYVGCVVSAVACILTIAAYLCSRRKLRDYTIKVHMNLLLAVFLLDVSFLLSEPVALAGSEAGCRASAILLHFSLLACLSWMGLEGYNLYRLVVEVFGTYVPGYLLKLSLVGWGFPIFLVTLVALVDVNNYGPIVLAVHKTPESIIYPSMCWIRDSLVSHVTNLGLFGLVFLFNTAMLCTMVGQILRLRPHTPKWPHVLTLLGLSLVLGLPWALVFFSFASGTFQLVVLYLFSIITSFQGFLIFLWYWSMRLQARGGPSALKNSSDSAKLPISSGSTSSSRI, from the exons ATGGCTGCCCAAGAGCTGCTGCAGCCAGTGCTGCTCCGGCTGGGTCTGCTCCTCCTGGTCCAAG GTGCCTACGGCGGGACCCCCAGGGAGGACTTCCGCTTCTGCGGCCAGCGGAACCAGACACACACGCGGAGCCGCCTCCATTACGAGCAGACGACCCAGCTGCACATCTCCATCCAGAACTCCGAGGAGGCCCTCAGAGTCCATGCCCCCTTCCCTGGAGCCCCTGATGCTTCCCAGATCTTCCCCGACCGCAGGGGCCTCTACCACTTCTGCCTCTATTGGAACCATCACACTGGGAAACTGCACCTCCGCTACGGCAAGCGTGACTTCTTGCTGAGCAAACAGGCTTCTGGCCTCCTGTGCTTCCTGCATCAGAAGGAGAGCTCGGCCCAGGGCCCCCCACTGCTCTCCACCTCTGTCAGATCCTGGTGGAGCCCCCAGAACACCAGCCTGCCCAGTGCCCCCGGCTTCACCTTCTCCTTCCACA agcctccccAGAAGGCCTCCCACAATGGCTCGGTGGACATGTGTGAGCTGAAAAGGGACCTGCAGCTGCTGAGCCAGCTTCTGAAGCATCCCAGGAAGAGCTCCAGGAGGCCCTCGTCTGCCCCCACTGGCCA GCACCTGCAGAGCCTCGAGTCGAAGCTGTCCTCTGTGAGATTCATGGGGGACACAGTGTCCTTTGAGGAGGATGGGGTCAATGCCACAGTTTGGAAGCTCCAGCCCTCAGCCGGCTTCCAAGACCTGCACATCCATTCCCGACAAGAG GAGGAACAGAGCGAGGTCCTGGAATACTCAGTGCTGCTGCCACGTGTGCTTTTCCAGAGGGCCAAAGGCCGAAGAGGGGAGGCCGAGAAGAGACTCCTCCTGGTAGATTTCAGCAGCCAAGCTCTATTCCAG GACAAGAATTCCAGCCAAGTCTTGGGCGAGAAGGTCTTGGGTATTGTTGTGCAGAACACCAAAGTAACCAACCTCACGGAGCCTGTGGTGCTCACCTTCCAGCACCAGCCCCAGCCG AAGAATGTGACTCTGCAATGTGTATTCTGGGTTGAAGGCCCAACAT TAAGCAGCCCGGGCAGCTGGAGCGACGCTGGGTGTGACACCATCAGGCAAGAAACGCAGACATCCTGCCTCTGCAACCATCTCACCTACTTCGCAGTGCTGATG GTGTCCTCTGTGGAGGTGGATGCCGTGCACAAGCACTACCTGACCCTCCTCTCCTACGTGGGCTGCGTCGTCTCCGCCGTGGCCTGCATCCTCACCATCGCCGCCTACCTCTGCTCCAG GAGGAAGCTGCGGGACTACACCATCAAGGTGCACATGAACCTGCTGCTGGCCGTCTTCCTGCTGGACGTGAGCTTCCTGCTCAGCGAGCCCGTGGCCCTGGCGGGCTCCGAGGCAGGCTGTCGTGCCAGCGCCATCCTCCTGCACTTCTCTCTGCTCGCCTGCCTCTCCTGGATGGGCCTCGAGGGCTACAACCTCTACCGACTCGTGGTGGAGGTCTTCGGCACCTACGTGCCTGGCTACCTGCTCAAGCTGAGCCTCGTGGGCTGGG GGTTCCCCATCTTCCTGGTGACATTGGTGGCGCTGGTGGATGTGAACAACTATGGCCCCATCGTCCTGGCTGTGCACAAGACTCCGGAAAGTATCATCTACCCCTCCAT GTGCTGGATCCGAGACTCCCTGGTCAGCCACGTCACCAACCTGGGCCTCTTTGGCCTGGTGTTTCTGTTCAACACGGCCATGCTGTGTACGATGGTGGGGCAGATCCTGAGGCTGCGGCCACACACCCCGAAGTGGCCCCACGTGCTGACGCTGCTGGGCCTCAGCCTGGTGCTTGGCCTGCCCTGGGCCTTGgtcttcttctcttttgcttccGGTACCTTCCAGCTCGTTGTCCTCTACCTCTTCAGCATCATCACCTCCTTCCAAG GCTTCCTCATCTTCCTCTGGTACTGGTCCATGCGGCTGCAGGCCCGGGGCGGACCCTCCGCTCTGAAGAACAGCTCGGACAGCGCCAAGCTCCCCATCAGCTCGGGCAGCACCTCGTCCAGCCGCATCTAG